The window TCAGATCGACATCCGTCGGGTTCCCCTTTCCGTTCACGGTCATCTCGTGCTCGACCTTGTCGGGAGTCCTGGTCAGGTCGTATGCCGGCGACAGGCGGTAGCCTCCACGTTCCTCGTCATAGAGGAAAGAGTGGTTCTTGCCGTGATCGTCCTTGTTTCCGATCAGGACGTTGAAACACATCCTGCGGTAGGCCTCCTCGACGTCTGTCCGATCGACGCAGATCTGCTGCGCGACCTGAAACAGGTGGACGTAGTCGAGGTTCGGGATGCGGTGCGACGTTTCCAGAAGCGAGGAGAGCGAAACCATGTGGATGCGTGATTCTCTCCTCCGGTCGAAACGCTTCGCTCCGAAATAGCCCGGACAGGTCGCGGACGGAAACAGCGCGTGTTCGTTCACGTGGATTCCGGCACGTTCCGCCAGTTCGTTCGTCTCGAATTCCGCGAGACCGATGTCGGCGGAATCGATGGACGACGGAAACTTGACGATCCAGTCTTCGCCATCGATGCGCAGATGCGCCTTCGGACGCGCGCCGCCGCTCGATCCACCCATGCGGACGAGCCGATCGAGGTCGACGGCGCCGTCCTTTTCCGCGAGGAGCGCGCGAATGTCCGAGGCCAGACGATCGAGATCGCTCCATTCCGATTCACCGCGGACAGCCCGACTCGGCTCGAAGGACAAGCCGCCGAGTCCGTTTTGACCGACGAGCGACAGACGGACGAGCGGCGACAGGCGGTCGAACTCGATCGCCTTCGATCGCAGGTACCGTCGGACGAGCAGTTCCCCCCATCCGTCGGGCAGCGCATCGTGGAAGACGCCGTACAAACCGTCGAAATGGCGCGATCCGGAGATGAAGACGCGGTCGCCGAGCGGGAGCGAGAACGGCGAGATGCTGAACCCTTCCGCGACCCATCGTTCGTCGTACTGGAACGCGATCCGACGGTCGGCGAGTTCCGCCAGAATTCCGACGTTTCTGCCGTTGTACCTGACGAACAGCTTCGTGATGTCGGCGAGGTTCATTTCAAGTTCCTCAGTGTCCGAATCACGGGTCGTGCGAACAAGGATTCGAAATCCTCAAGGCAACCGATCGCCGAACCGATCTTCACAAGCGACGCAAGCGAGATTTCCCCCTGCGACTCGAACCTCCGGATCGAACCGTAGCTGACGCCGGAGCGCGTGCTGAGTTGCTTCTGCGTCAGTCCCGCTTCCTTCCGCCGCATGACGAAACGGGACGAAAGCCCCCGAGTGACGGCGAGTTCCGTGCGCACCGATACGAATTGATTGATGTCGAAATGGTTTTCCATAGTGCTTAAATATTAGCATTTTTTTTCATATTTGTCAATAATTGCTAATAAATTAGCACTTCTACGCGGATTGAAAGCAATGAAGACCGGGATTGTTCCGAATCAGAAAAAGAACATCGCCGGAAGTCTTGTGCTTCCGGCGATGCGAGATGTCGTTTCCGTCTGTCAGCGGGTTCCGAAGAGGCGGTCGCCGCAGTCGCCGAGGCCGGGGACGATGTAGCCCACCTCGTTCAGCCGCAGGTCCTGCTTGACGAGGTAGATGTCCACGTCCGGGTGCGCCTTCTGGAGCGCGGCGATCCCTTCGGGACAGCCGACGAGGCCGACGAAGCGGATGTCCTTCGCGCCGCGCGCCTTGATGTGGTTGATCGCCACGATCGCGGACCCGCCGGTCGCGAGCATCGGATCGACGACGAGCACCGTCGCGGTCGCGATGATGTCCGGAAGCTTCACGTAGTATTCGTGCGGAAGCAGGGTCTTCTCGTCGCGGTAGAGGCCGATGTGGCCGATCTTCGCGGTCGGGATCACGAGCTGGATGCCGTCGACCATGCCGAGGCCGGCGCGCAGGATCGGCACGATCACGACTTCCTTCGCCAGGACCTGGCAGATCGTCTTCGTGATCGGCGTCTCGACCTCGACCGGACGGGTCGTGAGGTCGCGGGTGATCTCGTAGGTGACGAGGCTGCCGATCTCGTTCACGTTCTCGCGGAACGTCTTCGTGTCGGTCGCCTTGTTGCGGATGATCGCCAGCTTGTGCTCGATCAGCGGATGGTTGATGATCGTCAGTCTTCCCATGTCATTTGCCCCCTTCGAAGTCGGATATCATCTGGATGCGTTTCCGGTGCCGTTCGCCCGAAGCCGGTACGGCGTCGAGCCAGGCGTCGAGAAACGAAAGGACCTCGGGGAGGGTGTTCGTGCGGGAGCCGACGCAGAGGACGTTGGCGTCGTTGTGCTCGCGCACGGCGGATGCCGCGAAGGCGGACTGGACCGCGGCGGCGCGGATCCCCTTCACCTTGTTGGCGGCGATCGACATGCCCACGCCGGTGCCGCAGATCAGGACGCCGAGGTCGGCTTCCTTCGCCGCGACCGTCTTTGCGACCCGGAAGGCGTAGAGCGGATAGTCGGTGGATGCGGTCGAGTCGGTGCCGACGTCGACGACGTCGATCCCGCGTTCCCTCAGCCGTTTTGCGACGGGTTCCTTGTAGGGGAAGCCGGCGTGATCGGAACCGATGGCGATCTTCATGTTCGCACCTCTTTCCGGGCGCACGGACCCGTCCGCGCGACCATCACAACCATTATAGCAGAAACGAAGCGGAAAACAACGGGACGTTTTCGATCAGCCGATCACGACGGCGCCCTGGCGGAGGGTCTTCCGGAGGACGGGATCGTACACCGTCGAGGCGACGCCCGTCAGGTCGGGCCCCTGCACGAGGTAGTCGGCGACGCCGTCGTAGCGCGCGGCGTCGGCCCAGGAAAGGATCGACGGTTCGCTCGAGAGGTTGAGCGAGGTCACCGCCATCGGGCCGAAGCGCTCGAGGACGGCGCGGGCGACGGGGGAATCCGGGATCCGGATCCCGACGGTCGACAGGCCGCTCGTGACGTAGTCGGGGACCAGGGGCGACTTCGCGAGCACGATCGTGAGCGCCCCCGGCCAGTATTTCGCGGCGACGTCCGCCGCGGGGGAAAAGTCGAGCACGAGCGGCGCGACCTGGGCGGCGTTCGCCGCCAGGATCGCCATCGGCTTGTTCGGTTCGCGGTGCTTGATCCGGTAGATGCGTTCGACCGCCTCGCGGTCGGAAAGCAGGCAGCCGAGCCCGTACACGGTGTCGGTCTCGAACACCACGGTCTTCCCGCGGAGGTCGGTCTTCAGGAGTTCTTCGAGGGTGAGGATCATGCGGACGCCCTCCGGTCGATCGCATCGAGGAGTTCCTCGGGACGGGCGATGACGCGGCTTGCGCCGCCGCGGCGGAGTTCTTCTTCGTCGCGGAAGCCCCAGAGCGCGCCGATCGACTCGAGCCCGGCGTTCTGCGCCGTCTCCATGTCGGTCGCGGTGTCGCCGACGTAGAGGATCGCGTCCTTCGGGACGCCGAGGGCGGCGACGATCGCGTTCGCCGAGGTCGGGTCCGGCTTGACCGGAATCCCCGGCTTCTGGCCGACGACGAAGGCGAAGGAGCCTTCCTCGAAGTAGTGCGCGACCACGGCGCGGGTGTCGGGGTCGGGCTTGTTGGAGAGGACGCAGGCGCGGATGCCCCGGGCCTTGAGCGCGGCGACGGTCTCGACGATCCCGCGGTAGGGACGGGTCTTCCGCCGGGACCATTCGGCGTAGGTCTTCAGATACATGCGCCGGACGGCCTCGTGGGTCTTGGCGGGGGCGCCGGTGCCGGCAAGGACGCGTTCGACGAGGATGTCGACGCCGTTTCCGACGAAGCGCTTGTAGGTCGGGACGTCGAATGTTCGGAAACCGAACAGCGAAAGCGTCCGGTTCATCGAGTCGGCGATGTCGTCGATCGTGTCGAGCAGGGTTCCGTCGAGGTCGAAGACGACGGCTTGGATGGTGGACATGGCGTCTCCTCTCAGAGGTCGAGCGCCGTCTGGCGGCGCAGGACGGCGCGGACCGGTTCGTAGGTCCGGCGGTGGATCGGGCAGGGCCCGAGGCGGTCGAGCGCGGCGAGGTGCTCGGGCGTCGGGTATCCCTTGTGGCGGGCGAAGCCGTAGCCCGGATGGAGCGCGTCCATCCGGACCATGTATTCGTCCCTTGCGACCTTGGCGAGGATCGAGGCGGCCCCGATCGAGTCCGAGAGAGCGTCGCCGTGGATGATCGCGGTAAAGCCGATCCCGATTCCTGGAAGCGGCATCGCGTCGGAGAGGACGTGGCCGGGATGGGTCGACAGTTTCGCCAGGGCAAGGGTCATCGCCTTGCGCGAGGCTTCGTAGATGTTGATGGAATCGATCTCGGTTTCCGAGACCATCGCGACGGCCCACGCGAGCGATCGCTGTTTGATCTGGACGGCGAGTTCCTCGCGGCGCTTCGCCGAGAGCTTCTTGGAATCGTCGATGCCGTCGATCGGGTCGTCGGGATCGAGGATCACCGCACCCGCGGCGACCGGACCGGCGAGCGGTCCGCGACCGGCCTCGTCGACGCCGGCGACCAGCGCGATGCCCCGTGCATGGAGCGCACGCTCATGGTCGTATTTGGTCATCGACGGGGGCCTGCTCGAGCGTCAGGCGCCCGAACTTCTGGTTGCGGAGGTCGTGGAGGAAGAGACGGATGACGCGCTCGTAGTCGACGCCGTGGCCGGCGATGAGGGCGCCGCGGCGGCGGCCGATCGCTTCGAGCGTGCCGACGAAGTCTTCGGGATCGACCCTGTCGATGCCGTAGCGCTTCTCGAGGACGCCGGGATAGGTCGCGGAGAGGAAGCGGATGCCTCCCTGGACGACCTCTTCGAGCGGCAGGATGTCGTCCTTGATCGAACCGACGAGGGCGAGGTGGAGGCCGACGGACGGATCCTCGAACTTCGGCCAGAGAATCCCGGGATTGTCGAGCAGTTCGAGCTCGTCGGCGACGCGCACGTACTGCTGGGCCTTCGTGACGCCGGGCTTGTCGCCCGTCTGGGTGGCGGCGCGGCCGGCGAGGCGGTTGATGAACTGCGACTTCCCGACGTTGGGGATCCCGACGACGAGGGCGCGGATCGGCCGGGTCTTCATCCCGCGCTCGGCTTCGCGTTCGAGGGCGTCCTTCAGGACGATCCGCGATGCGCGGATGACCTCGGGCTTCGGATCGCCTTCGAGCGAGTTGGTCGCGATCGCGGCCTTTCCCTGCGCGCGAAAAAGCGCGATCCAGGCCGCGACCGCGGCGGGATCGGCGAGGTCGGCCTTGTTCAGGATCACGAGCCGGGGCTTGTTCTTGAGGATGTCGGACAGCATCGGGTTGGCGGAGGAGAAGGGGATGCGGGCGTCGAGGAGCTCGAAGACGATGTCGACGAGCCCGAGTTTCTCCTCCACCTGACGCCTGGCCTTGGCCATGTGCCCGGGGAACCATTGGATCTGTTTCATGCATGCCTCCTCGGGCGGAAATGGAATCAGAACAAATCGATCTTGACGACGACCTTGCCAAGCAGGTCGTCCGTCGGGACGAGCCCGAAGTAGCGGCTGTCGTTGGAATGCGGACGGTTGTCCCCGAGGACGAAGCAGAACCCTTCGGGGATCTCCTGGTCGAGGGGGATGTGGAAGTCGGCGACGTCGGCCTCGATCAGATCGCCGTTCAGCCAGACGCCGTCGGAGGAGACCGTGACGTGGTCGCCCGGCAGGCCGATCAGGCGCTTGATGAGCAGCTTGTCCTCGCGGGCGAGGATCACGATGTCGTCGGCTTCGTAGACGAGCGCCGGACCGTGGTAGACGAGGACGGCGTCGTTCTCGTAGAAGGTCGGTTCCATCGAGGGTCCGTCGACGACCGCCGGCGAGATCAGGAAGGCGTTCGCGACGACCACCACCGCGAGGAACGAGGGGATCACCGCGAGCAGGTCGAAGAGGTCGAACTGCTTCCGGAAGGATTCGAAGGACGACGACGCGGCGGCCGGATCGACCGTCTTGCGGCGTCTCACCGCCTTCAGGAAGTAGAGCGCGTATCCGGCGGTGAACAGGAGGAAGGCGTAGGTGAGATAGCTGAAGAACAGGCTCGTGGGGGTCACGTTCAGGTTCGTCGCGGCGAAGTTGAAGAGGAAGAGCCGCTGCCCCTGACGCAGGATCGCGATCACGATCACGATCGCCGCGGCGACGGTGAAGCGGACGAGCTTGCGCTCGGACTTGCGGATCAGCGCGATCTCGGCGGCGGAACGCACCGGCGTCTCCGCCGGGACGACAGGCTCGAGGACCGGTTCCTCGATCTTTTCGACGGGGATCATCGGCGGCCCAGCTTCTCCAGGATCTCTTCGAGCTTCTGGGGGGTGACGATGACTTCGCGCGGCTTCGTGCCGACGTTGGCGGAGACGATGCCGTAGAGTTCGAGCGAGGCGACGATCTGGGTGGCGCGGTTGAAGCCCACGGCGAATTCCTGGGTGATCTTGTTCAGGGAGCACTTCTCCTCGGTGACGACGAAGCGCGCCACGGGAGCGAAGAGGTCGTCGAGTTCGGCGGCGCTCTCCGCGTCCTTGCCGTTCTTGACGAGCGATTCGTGGGTGAAGAGGTACGCCGGGTACGCCTGGTCCTTGATGAAGGAGGTGATCGATTCGATCTCCTCGGTCGAGAGGAACGCGCCCTGGAGGCGGCGGATCAGGCCGTTCTCCGACAGAAGCATGTCGCCCTTGCCGAGGAGCTTCTCGGCGCCGGTGGTGTCGAGCACGACCATCGAGTCCGTCGAGGACGGGACCTTGAAGGCGAAGCGGGTGGGGATGTTGGCCTTGATCGAACCCTTGAGGATGTCGGCGGAGGGGCGCTGGGTGGCGAGGATCAGGTGGATCCCGACGGCGCGTGACTTCTGCGTGAGCTTGAGGACGTTCTCCTCGACCTCCGGACCGCCGCTGATGAGCAGGTCGGAGGCTTCCTCGACGATGACCACGAGTCGCGGCATCTTCTCGAACTCTGGATCGTTCGAACGGCGCTCGTAGTAGTCCTTCACGTTCACGGTGCGGAAATGCTTGAGGACGTCGTAGCGGCGTTCCATCTCGCCGACGGCCCACTTGAGGGCCTCGACGGCGAGCTTGGGATCGTCGATGATCGGCGTGACGAGGTGCGGCAGGTCGGCGAACTGCTGGAGGTCGACCTTCTTCGGGTCGATCAGGAGCAGTTTCACCTGGTCGGGCTTGTTCCGGAAGATGAGGCTTGCGATGATCGCGGCGATGCAGACGGACTTGCCCGACTGGGTGCTGCCGGCGACGAGCCCGTGGGGCATGCCCTCGATCGAGGTGTAGACGGGATTGGCGTCGATGTCGAGACCGATCGCGAGCAAGAGCGGGTCGGTCGAATGGATGAACTTCGGGTTGTCGACGACGTCGCCGAAATAGACCGGTTCGCGGATCTCGTTCGGGACTTCGATGCCGACCGTGTTCTTGCCCGGAATCGGCGCCTCGATGCGGATCGAGAGTGCGCGCAGGCTCATCTGGAAGTTGTCGGCGATGGCGGTGATGCGCTTCGTCTGGACGCCGGCGTCGAGGGCGATCTCGTAGCGCGTGACCGACGGTCCCTTGGTATGGGCGACGACCGATCCGGCGATGCCGAAGGCGATCAGGGTCTGGTTGATCGTATCGATGTTCCTCGCGATCCAGGCGTCGGTGCCCTCCTTCTTCGGCGGCGCCTTGCGCAAAATCGCGAGCGGCGGCAGGCGGAAGTCGTCGAAGTCGGTGACGACGCTCGCCCGCGCCTTCTCGGCGCGCGCGTCATCGGCGGTTGCGGGACGTTCGTCCGCAAAGATCGGGACGATCGGTTCCCGTGAATCCGGAGCCGCGGGTGCGGATTCCGGTTCGGCTCTGCCGGGTTCGGGGAAGAGGACGTGGTCCTGCTCCTCCTCGTCGATCGGACCGAAGCGGTCGGCGCCGAGGTCGCCTTCGGGATGTTCCATCGTGAAGTCCTCGGGAGCGTCCGGTCCGGCGTACGGATCGTCCGTCCTGGGCTTGTTCACGGCGCTGAAGAAGGCGTCGATCGAGACGTGTTCCTCGGGGGCGGGCGCCGGCGTCGGCGCCGCTTCCTCGGCGATGGCCTCCTTCTTGCGGGCGGCGAGGTATTCGGGGGTGATCTCGCCCTTCAGGAGGCGATGCTTGTCGGCGTTGTTGATGGTCTGAAACTCGTAGTAGGAATCGCCGTAGCGCTTCTTGGCCTCTTCCTTGGTGAGCACCTTCTTGGTGCGGAAGGCGTCGTACTTCTTGTCGATGTCGCCGGACTGGGAGCGGTCGTGCGGGACGACGACGTCGTCCTTCACCTGCTTGCCGAAGATCGGCGAGACGAAGCGGCGCTTCATCGTCTCCTTGTCCTCGAGGTCGGCGATCTTGGGGATGAAGAAGGTGCGGGTGTCCGGCGTCCGTTCGACGCCGGGGACGATCCGTTCCAGGACGCGTTTTTTCCGAAACAGCATGATCATCCCTCCTTCTGCGCGGGGCTATCGGGTTCCGCCGGCAGCTCGCCTTCGGCGTCCGCGGCGGCTTCTTCGATCGCGGCCTCGACCTTGGCGGCGTCGTCCGCGGGCGCGAACATCTTGCGGCTGTAGAGCTTGTCGACCTCTTTGCCGACGATCGCGACGACCTGCTTCGCGGCTTCCCGCGTGACGTATTCGGTAAGCGGCTTGATCGCCGCCTTCTTGATCCAGGTGACGGGGTTGGCCGCATGCATGATCGTCGAGACGGTGCCGAGGATCTTCGAGATCTGGTACTGCTTGTTCATCTTCATGAACTTGAGGTCGTCGAGCTGCTTCTTCCGGTTCACGATCTCGACGATGGTCGAGATCCGGTACCGCTTGAAGCGGCGGACGATCTTGCCGTTCAGGATCTTCTCGATCTCGCTTACGACGTAGCGGTCGAGGTCGATGAGTTCCTGCGGGGTCAGTTCGTAGATCGGATAGCGCTTGTCGGGATAGTAGTGCGCGGCGATCTCGTACATCAGTTCGACGGAGGACTCGAAGGCGGCGCGGAACCACGAGTTGCCGGCGGCGCCGGCGAGTTCGGGAAGCAGGTCCTGCTTCTTCCTGATGAGCGCCTTGACCTCGGCGTCGGTGAGCACGGCGCCGGCGGCGACGCGCGCCTTGTCGCGCTTCTTCTCGCGGC is drawn from Candidatus Izemoplasmatales bacterium and contains these coding sequences:
- the rpiB gene encoding ribose 5-phosphate isomerase B yields the protein MKIAIGSDHAGFPYKEPVAKRLRERGIDVVDVGTDSTASTDYPLYAFRVAKTVAAKEADLGVLICGTGVGMSIAANKVKGIRAAAVQSAFAASAVREHNDANVLCVGSRTNTLPEVLSFLDAWLDAVPASGERHRKRIQMISDFEGGK
- a CDS encoding DNA translocase FtsK; protein product: MLFRKKRVLERIVPGVERTPDTRTFFIPKIADLEDKETMKRRFVSPIFGKQVKDDVVVPHDRSQSGDIDKKYDAFRTKKVLTKEEAKKRYGDSYYEFQTINNADKHRLLKGEITPEYLAARKKEAIAEEAAPTPAPAPEEHVSIDAFFSAVNKPRTDDPYAGPDAPEDFTMEHPEGDLGADRFGPIDEEEQDHVLFPEPGRAEPESAPAAPDSREPIVPIFADERPATADDARAEKARASVVTDFDDFRLPPLAILRKAPPKKEGTDAWIARNIDTINQTLIAFGIAGSVVAHTKGPSVTRYEIALDAGVQTKRITAIADNFQMSLRALSIRIEAPIPGKNTVGIEVPNEIREPVYFGDVVDNPKFIHSTDPLLLAIGLDIDANPVYTSIEGMPHGLVAGSTQSGKSVCIAAIIASLIFRNKPDQVKLLLIDPKKVDLQQFADLPHLVTPIIDDPKLAVEALKWAVGEMERRYDVLKHFRTVNVKDYYERRSNDPEFEKMPRLVVIVEEASDLLISGGPEVEENVLKLTQKSRAVGIHLILATQRPSADILKGSIKANIPTRFAFKVPSSTDSMVVLDTTGAEKLLGKGDMLLSENGLIRRLQGAFLSTEEIESITSFIKDQAYPAYLFTHESLVKNGKDAESAAELDDLFAPVARFVVTEEKCSLNKITQEFAVGFNRATQIVASLELYGIVSANVGTKPREVIVTPQKLEEILEKLGRR
- a CDS encoding ribonuclease HII; protein product: MTKYDHERALHARGIALVAGVDEAGRGPLAGPVAAGAVILDPDDPIDGIDDSKKLSAKRREELAVQIKQRSLAWAVAMVSETEIDSINIYEASRKAMTLALAKLSTHPGHVLSDAMPLPGIGIGFTAIIHGDALSDSIGAASILAKVARDEYMVRMDALHPGYGFARHKGYPTPEHLAALDRLGPCPIHRRTYEPVRAVLRRQTALDL
- the ylqF gene encoding ribosome biogenesis GTPase YlqF encodes the protein MKQIQWFPGHMAKARRQVEEKLGLVDIVFELLDARIPFSSANPMLSDILKNKPRLVILNKADLADPAAVAAWIALFRAQGKAAIATNSLEGDPKPEVIRASRIVLKDALEREAERGMKTRPIRALVVGIPNVGKSQFINRLAGRAATQTGDKPGVTKAQQYVRVADELELLDNPGILWPKFEDPSVGLHLALVGSIKDDILPLEEVVQGGIRFLSATYPGVLEKRYGIDRVDPEDFVGTLEAIGRRRGALIAGHGVDYERVIRLFLHDLRNQKFGRLTLEQAPVDDQIRP
- a CDS encoding type II toxin-antitoxin system HipA family toxin, with translation MNLADITKLFVRYNGRNVGILAELADRRIAFQYDERWVAEGFSISPFSLPLGDRVFISGSRHFDGLYGVFHDALPDGWGELLVRRYLRSKAIEFDRLSPLVRLSLVGQNGLGGLSFEPSRAVRGESEWSDLDRLASDIRALLAEKDGAVDLDRLVRMGGSSGGARPKAHLRIDGEDWIVKFPSSIDSADIGLAEFETNELAERAGIHVNEHALFPSATCPGYFGAKRFDRRRESRIHMVSLSSLLETSHRIPNLDYVHLFQVAQQICVDRTDVEEAYRRMCFNVLIGNKDDHGKNHSFLYDEERGGYRLSPAYDLTRTPDKVEHEMTVNGKGNPTDVDLTAIAETMKFSVKRCADILNQTKDAVMSGIGRRRE
- a CDS encoding HAD family hydrolase; amino-acid sequence: MSTIQAVVFDLDGTLLDTIDDIADSMNRTLSLFGFRTFDVPTYKRFVGNGVDILVERVLAGTGAPAKTHEAVRRMYLKTYAEWSRRKTRPYRGIVETVAALKARGIRACVLSNKPDPDTRAVVAHYFEEGSFAFVVGQKPGIPVKPDPTSANAIVAALGVPKDAILYVGDTATDMETAQNAGLESIGALWGFRDEEELRRGGASRVIARPEELLDAIDRRASA
- the upp gene encoding uracil phosphoribosyltransferase; the protein is MGRLTIINHPLIEHKLAIIRNKATDTKTFRENVNEIGSLVTYEITRDLTTRPVEVETPITKTICQVLAKEVVIVPILRAGLGMVDGIQLVIPTAKIGHIGLYRDEKTLLPHEYYVKLPDIIATATVLVVDPMLATGGSAIVAINHIKARGAKDIRFVGLVGCPEGIAALQKAHPDVDIYLVKQDLRLNEVGYIVPGLGDCGDRLFGTR
- a CDS encoding L-threonylcarbamoyladenylate synthase — protein: MILTLEELLKTDLRGKTVVFETDTVYGLGCLLSDREAVERIYRIKHREPNKPMAILAANAAQVAPLVLDFSPAADVAAKYWPGALTIVLAKSPLVPDYVTSGLSTVGIRIPDSPVARAVLERFGPMAVTSLNLSSEPSILSWADAARYDGVADYLVQGPDLTGVASTVYDPVLRKTLRQGAVVIG
- the lepB gene encoding signal peptidase I: MIPVEKIEEPVLEPVVPAETPVRSAAEIALIRKSERKLVRFTVAAAIVIVIAILRQGQRLFLFNFAATNLNVTPTSLFFSYLTYAFLLFTAGYALYFLKAVRRRKTVDPAAASSSFESFRKQFDLFDLLAVIPSFLAVVVVANAFLISPAVVDGPSMEPTFYENDAVLVYHGPALVYEADDIVILAREDKLLIKRLIGLPGDHVTVSSDGVWLNGDLIEADVADFHIPLDQEIPEGFCFVLGDNRPHSNDSRYFGLVPTDDLLGKVVVKIDLF